Genomic DNA from Ruminococcus sp. OA3:
TTCCTGTCTTCCATCCCTACGCCAAACTGCTTTACCTGTTCCAGCATATGCCCAATATTTCCCTCGCCGGCGAATCTATTACCGTCAAAAAAGTTCTCGTCCAGTCCCATCCACACGAGAGGATGCTTTTCACTGCAGATGTCCACATTTTCTTTCAGGATTCCCACATATACCTCTACATAATTCAGCTGATTATAATAAGTGAAATCCATCATATGAAACAGCTCTGTCTGTTCGCGATCAATACCGGTCTCCTCCCGCAATTCGCGGTACGCTGCACAAAAGCCATCCTCTCCATCCTCTATCTTGCCTCCTACAAGGTTATAAAGCCCTTCATATGGATCACCTGTCCTTTTACACATCAGGAGCCTTGTGCGCTCCTTATTGAAAATCATAATACAGTTGTACCCCTGCATACTGCCAAGACAATTATCAGTAGTCATGCCGATCTCCTTTCCAGTCCTTAAAATCAACGATCTTGCTTCCGGATGAACTCTTCCTTTCTCTGCTCTGACCTTTTAGCAGTTCACCCGGCTTTGCCCCTCTGTTTACGATCATCCTGGTATCATTCCATAACAGCATCAGAACATCCGCAAGTTCCTGCAGTTCTTCATTACTCTCTATCTGAACTGCATGTTCCTCAATAAAATCAAAAATCTCCCGCACACTGCAGCCTGAACAAATCTCCCACTGCACCCTTGCCCCAATAAACTCAGCATCGATGCCCGGGAGTTCTTTTTCAGTCATCAGGTATTCTACAAATTTACAGATCCCCTCCCCATGCGGCAGATAGCCATGTACCACGATATCGCATATCTCTCTTCTGGTTGGAATATAGTATTCTTTGCCATCCTGAATCTCCCACAGCCTCTTATATGTAGCATCGGCATACAGCGGCTTCTGGATATAAAGGGCGTCAGAAAGTATAAAATCTTTGTATCCATCCGGCAGTTGTTCATAAGTATCTGTAATATCCTGTTCAGAAATCCGGTCATCACAGTTCTGGTTATAGATGCTCGCAATGGCTTTTAACTCGGCTACACCGTACAGATAGCCGGCAGCTTGCAGACAGTCCAGCAGGAAGCTTCTGCGAACGCGCTCTTTTAAAATACCCTCTGCTTTCAGCATCCCGTAAGCCCCCGCCGCATCATCCGGCACCATAATGTAATCACCATCCAGGACGCCGCAGTATCCCGCACACTGCAGACGTTCAAAAACATCCGGATCATCTGCCTCATACGGACCCTTCACCTGAATCGCAGCCTCATATGCAGATATCTCATCATCACGGAGGCAAAGGAAAAACCGGCACATAATCTCAGGCCTGAGAATATGAGAAACCGTACAGGCTATCAGATCATCCCGCCCCTTCGGCAGTTCCACCTTTAATCCATGCATTCGAGCGATATCCAGAATATCATGCAGCTGATAACACTCAAATACCTCCGCCAGAGACTCTTCCTGATGATTCCAGTCTGGTTTGGGGCGTTTTGTATCCTTCGGATTACGGGTGACCAGCAGGCCTGTTTCTCCTTCTGCCATGGCCTCATATATTTCTTCCTGAAATCTGTTTTCTCCCTCGCCATAAATCACATGGAAATTAGCTTTAAACTCTTTGTTCACAGCGTCCATATCATACGATTCATATCCCTGCTCCCGTGCCCATTCCTGCATTTCATCATGCTGCGGATGCTGGGGATCATTCATAATATCAAGGCATTCGTAATAGCCGTACAGACCGCCGCTGTCCTCGATCGGGCAATTGCCTTTGTATTTCAGTACACACGGAGCACTTTTTTCATAGTCAGGAAGTACAGCCTCCACTGTAATCTTATGCCTCCAGTCGTCCCCAAAATCATAATAATAGGTAAACCAGTCCTCCTGCTCAACCAATGTATCTATAAACGTCTCCGACGCATCCAGGCAATACTCATCATTCGACAGCATTGATTCTGTAAAATCTTCGTCATCCTCCTGAATCATGGCAAAAGAGTTTCTCATTTCAAAACGAAACAGATGATACCCCGACCATCCCATCGTCTGGTTCAATATAATGCTGAGCTGAGAGAATGTAATTCCCGCCGGCACAACGACTCTCCGCCAGACAGGCGGCTTAGCATTCTTGATTCCAACCTTTAACTGATAAGCTTTCATGGGCATCTCCCCCCTCTTCTTCCGGAACGGCGGTTTCTATTTTTTATTGTAACTGTTCAGGACGGCGCATCTTCTTGACCGAAAAACCGGTCAAGAAGCATCGGATGTTCATCCGATGTGGAAATTGGTGCAGAAAGCGACTTACAAGCAAGCTTGATGCACCAATTTCCCCGCCGTCCTGAGCTGTTACCTTTTATTATAAGCTATCCGCGTATAAGAATAAAGAACATTAGAAAAAGAACCGAAAGTTTTTCGACTTCCGGTTCTCTTTTATAAAACTATTCGTCCTCTTTATCTGTACCCACAGCGGAATCCAACAGCCGCAGCAGCTCAAGTGCACTTCGAAACGGTATTGTTTTATTCTCTTCAATCCACTGCACCGTTCCCTGCCACGTATGATTTTGCGCGCTCTTGATCTTTATCAGAAAAGACTGGCCCTTAAATTCGGTCATGTGTACTTTTTCGCTCATAGTTTTTGGACTCCTATAGAATTACTGATGATCAGCCATTAAACTTCTCAATCGTAACAGTTCCCCAGCTATCGATATTGCCGTTGGCATCTGTGCCTGGTGTAAAGTTGTCAGCCTGAATGAGCTCTACAACCACGTTAATGTTGAATGTCTTTTCTGCCATTTCATTGCCCCAGGAAGTCGGAATTACGACTTTATCAAACAGGACAAATGTATCGTTTGCTTTCATGATATCCTGTACATAGAAATAACCGTTTCCGTCAAACTTCACTTCCTCAGTACCTTTGTAGAATTTCAGTTCACTGACCTGTGTATCTGTAAGGCCTGTAAATGTCACATGGAATCGTGCATAGGCATCTTCAGAATCGCCTGCTAATGTCAGGGTAGGATCTTTTTCCAGTTCCTGGCCCGGTTTCACATTTTCATAGTCTTTACCGGTAGTACCGTCTTCTCTGTCTTCTTCACCTGTCTCAGTCAGTGTACCGTCTACTTTGCCAAGTGTGATAACATTCGCCGCTTCATCAGAATCTGTGAAGTATGCCAGCGTTCCGCCGATCAGTAATGTAGCAACCAGTGCAAGAGAGGTTACCAGCAGCGCTATTTTTTTCTTCTTACTCATATTTTCAGCCTCCTTTTCTTCTGACAGGCACCTTTGTGAGGTGCCTGAGAGCTATCATATTTTAGTTAAAAATGCTTGGGAATGCTGTCTTCATTGCCGTCTCGCAATCAGCAAATTCATCGGATCCCTGTACGAGATAGCCTGTGATGATGATCTGGAAATCCTGCATTTTATAATCTGTGTATGTGTAGCTTGTTACATTTCCTTCAGCATCTTTTACTTCGTATTTGGTAACATCAAACTGTATCGGGCTGCCGTCTGTCAATGCTGCACTTGCAATCTGGTCCGGTGTCAGTGCCAGCTGATCGATTTCCACCGCATCAAAGATTCTGGTAGTCTCACCGCCGTCCGGTGCTACTTTTTCCTTTGTGTAGTAAGCAATCGTATTATCTTTTGCCATTTTCCAGTCTGCTGTATTGAAACCATCTGCCAATGGAGCACCGGATTTAATATTGATAAATTTATCTAACTCAGCGTATGTAGTATCAACCCACTCATCCGCTTCATTCTTCACCTGATACTGAATCGTCGCCGCTGCAAATACCGGGTCTGTGCTTTCATCAGAAAGGTTTCTGATCAACGGGTCCTTTGCAATCACTTTACCCGGTGTGAAATTCTGAGCTTCTTCTTCATCCCAATTCGGTTCGTCTGTCTCACCGGTGATACCCTTGCCCATTGTAAAGGTGTTTGTCTCTGTATTTGTAATGTGCGTCAGATATGCAAGCGTTCCGCCAATTCCCACAACCGCTACCAGGGACAGAGCAATCAGGGTATTTCTAAATTTTTTGTTTGCCATAATTTTATTCTCCTTCACTGATCGTTAATTACTGAAAGACAACGCCCAACGCGCTGTTAGCGAGCTTGGTGAGTTCCGTCTTGGCAAGATCATAATTCACATCGGATGCCTGAACAGCGTAACCTTTTACTTCGATCGTGTAAGTCGGAAGTCCTGCTTCAGCCTCTTCAGGATTAATCTCTTCACCCTTTGCATTATAATAAGTAACCTCGTCAACTAATTCCGTATTATCCTTTACGTCAATCAAGTTACCATCTTCATCCATTGTATAAACAATTTCGCCTTCTGTACCGTATTTCCATACTTTCTGAATACCTGCATTTACTTTTACAGATGAGAAGATTGCACTGGTATCAGCGCCTGGCGCTAATACAGTTTTAAATGCATATAATTCCTGACCATCAGCTGCTGTACCGATTTTTTCCCAACCTGTTGTATCCAGTCCCTGAACCTCTGCATACTGTTTAAACTCTTCATAAGTTATACTGTCTGCACCATTTGTATAGTCCAGCGAAACTGCAACCCAGATGGATTCATTAGAGTCACTGGTGTTTGACATTGTCGGTGCTTTTGTGATTACCTGACCCGGCGTATAGCTGCCAGCCACTTCAGGATCAAACTCCTCAGTCAACTCCGTCGTAATGGATTTCGAACTTGTAAATACGTTCTTTTCCGTCTCCGTCACGCTTGACAGATAAGCCAGTGTTCCCCCAACTGCCAGAACAGCCGTAAGTGCCATTGCACCGATTGTTGTTGCGATTCTCTTTTTGTTTGCCATAGTATCTCTCCTCCACTTGATTATAAATTTAAAAGTCATTACGTTTTATATTTTCTGTCCGTTTCGCATGTATCTTAAAAAAGCTTCCTTTTTTAATTCATTTTTAGTTCTGACCGTTGATAAAGTTTAACATCAGGTCTTTTGCGTCTGCTGCATCTACATTTGTAGACTGAATTGCATAAGCCGTAACTTTGATATTGAATTTTGGTAACAGCCCCTTCTCGCCTGCTTCCAGGTCCAGGCTTAATGGAACCTCCCCAAACAATGCCGGAGTTGTAATTCCGTTAACAGCCAGTTCAGTGGCTCCTTCACCGCTGCCATACATATAAATCTGGTCCTTTCCTGTACCGCCATCAATCTGTACCCAGGCATCTGTATGAAATTCAATCCCTGTTTCCTTCAGATAAGCAGTTTTGAAATCATCATATGTTACCTGTGTTTCGGTGCTTCCATCTACCTTAAAATACTGAACTTTAAGAGCTGTGTAAATTGGTTCATCTTTACTTGTATTCTTAACCTGTGGATCCTTTGGAATATCCGTTCCCGGCGTATATCTTTGAGCCAGGTTAAAGCCTAATTCCATGTTATCCTTATCAGCCTCATCCACTCCTGCGCCATACTGGAAACCGTCTTCCCCAAATTCATATCCATCCCAGTCAGGTTCTCTCAGTTCCAGATCAATACTTTTATCAGAAGCAAATACATTTGTTGCCGTTTCCGTAACCTGATGCAGGTAAGCAAGTGTTCCGCCGATTCCTAAAGCAGTAACAACAGCAAGTGCTGTGATAACTTTTGCTTTTTTATTTTTATTAATCATAGTTCCCCTTCCTTTCCATGTTTTCCGAACTATCAATGCTATAAGTACATTATGAATGATGTAAGTCACAACGCAGTCACATCAACAGGTATTCTCAATTTTTTCTAATTTATTTTCTCAGCTATGCTAATGCCTCTAAATCATCAAAATCAGATAATCCCCATGCACTTAAAGAATCTTTTTGATTTGCTGCAATACCTTCTGTAAGGACCTGCAGTTCAAATGTAGTGCCTTCCGGTACTTCTCCGGCATAAGTCACTGCGGTAATGAGCATACCGGACACATCATCCGGAGCCAGAGCCCTGGTATAGTAATAGTAGGTTTCTCCACCTGCAGTTTCTTCTTTTCTCCAGTTGCTGTCATCACCATATGTGTATGAAACTTTACTCATATCCGCGGGAACTGTCTCACCCGCCTCATTTCTGAAAATCGGAACCAGTCTTACCCTTACATACGTATCAGTTGTCGGATATTCTTCACTGTCAATATTTTTAATGCTGACTTCTTTTGTAACCGGTTGATTCTCAACAATCTGATCATAGGTATTCGTATTGTCGCCATCTTCCAAAGGCACATCTTTGCCATTTTCTACAACTCCGATATTGACAGCCGCACCCGCAAAATCATTTTGTACCGGATCCGTTTTCTTCTGCAGCATTGCAATTGTTGTTCCCACAACAGCAATCACCAGAAGTGCCAGAATTCCCACAACTGTTATCTTTCCTTTCTTACTCATTTGCCTCATTTTGCACCTCCGTCTTTTTTTTCATCCTTGCCCATCAGCATATCCGGCAGGAAGGTCAGGATCAGCACTACCAAAATTGCCGTTATCATAAGGATCATTCCGGTTCTTGTAGCAGCATACACAGCAACATATCCTAAAAGCGGAATACTAAAAGCCGGTTTTCCAACTACTGCCGCGTATGCGATCGTCCCGCCGTCTACATTGTCATTGGCATCGCCTTTGGTTTGAAATGTCTGATTTTCTTCATCTTTTTCTACCACACGGTGAGTGACCATTGTTCCCTCACCAATCGTATATGTCATTGGATCACCCACTTCAATATCTGCAGGTTCCACGTCCTGTACATAGATCAGACTCCCCACATGGTACGTCGGCTCCATACTGCCGCTCAGTACCGCCAACGGCTGAAGGCCAAATACCCTTGGCAGAAACAACGCCGCCACTAACGCAATCAATGCCACAAGTAAAATGGTTGTAACTGCTTTATATACCTTTCTCATCACTCTGCCCTTCCATTCCCGTGCAAACTTTTTATCTTATATTGATACTATATCAATCGCAAGTCACACTCCGGTCACAATGTTTTAAATTATATAAGAAAAGATGCAGTTTTCACTGCATCTTTTCTGAAAATCACTGATTAAATTTGTTTACTGCTGCGGCAGCGTCACTGAGCCATTTCCATTCCCTGTCAACGTTGTTCGTAAACTCCGTTGTTGCCACAAGCACATTTGCATGCTTTGCATTCTTTTCTGTGTTGCCTACTCCATAAAAACTCAGCTTATCATTGGAAGACTCTAACTTTTTCCCGATATAGAGGTCGGCACATTCTTCTGCGTTCCCATCAAAATTATCCTTTTTAGAAACCAGATCATATTTAGCTGACCACTCGGTCTCTTCCGTTACTGTATAGTATCCTCTGGACAATCCGGAAATGGTTTTTGTCTTTTCAGTATCCCTTTCATTTGCATTGAAATTGATCACTTCATAGAAAGTATTTACCAGATCTCCCTTGCTGCCATCTGCCTTCACCGCATATTTCTGAATTTTAAATACAAAACTCTGATTTGCGTTGATCGGCTCAATATGTGTATATTGATCATCAATCTTTTTGGTAATTGTCAGCTGTCCATCAACCACATAGACAGTGTAAACGCCATACTCTTTATCTTTATAATTTTTCGTATCACTGTTCACCGCTGTAACAATATGGTCTTCACCTCCGGCAATGTTGCCCTCCGTACGTCCTGTACTGTCATCCGTCGGTGCTCCGGCATCGTAGGTAACTTTCAGATAGAATTTCTGCGTGTCCGTCGGAGCAATCCGAGCCATTTCTTCCAGCGTAACCGGCTGGCTGCATGCTTCATCTTTATACCATGTTTTGGTGAAATCTGCCGCTTTCAGGGCACTGCCGTCTCTTCCCATTGTATATCCGCTTTCAAACAGTCTGTTAATTACCGCATCATCTGTCGGAACTGTGTCACCCAGGAAGATCGTTGTTTCTGCATTGTTTATTTTGAGTTCAGCTTTTACATTTACTGTTGGCTGTTCAAAATATACCGTACCAATTTCGCTGTCAATCCTGGAATCAGAACCATTCGTAGTCACATCATTCCCGCCGATATACGCATCCTTGGCCCGGATAACGATCGGAGTCTCCCCGCTCTTCCAGCCTGGTTCTTCTCCCTTGGACGCCTGAATTGCCGCATCCGGCCAGGTAAGCGTTGTTGATCCGTCCCCATTATGCGTCACTGTCACTCCTGCTGCTGTGAGCCTTGCTTCTTCTCCCTCAGCGAGTTCAAAACGTTTGTCGATGGTATCCACGATATCCGCCGTTATCGTCTTGCCAAGGCTGGAACCAATGCTTTCAAACAGGGCTTCCAGAGACTCCACACTGTCCGCTGTCATATAATAGTCGGACCCTGATGCAACACCTGTCATGTAATCATCAATCTGCTTTATAGTACCGCTGCTGATTTGGCCGGATGTACTGGCCGAATCAAATATTCCCAGTGAATAAATTGTAGCATTATGAGTTGTCTTGATCGCGCGAGCATTTGTAACAGCACCGCTTGCCACGTCGGTATTAAAAGTATTGCCCGTAGTAGGAACACCATCTGTCAGGAAAATCACAAGATTCTTTCTTCCCTCTACCTGGTCAACCGTCTCCCGGTTTCCCGTACCATCATAAATGGCCTTTGCATTTCCCATTCCTGCGGACGCATTGGTGGCTCCACTCTTAGGCACATTGTTCACCCAGCTGTTTAATGTGGTATACGAAGAATCGTTGCCAACTCTGAGCAGCTCATTTCCGCCGCTTCTCTTTGTTGTCGCACTTCCTGCAAAATATACCACTCCCATCCGGCTGTCCGGGCTGCTTTCCCTGACCATATCGAGGAACAGTGTTGCTGCGTTCTCTAATGCATTATTTTTGTTATCTCCGCCATAGCTGCGGCTATACAGCTGTGCATTTGTCACATAAATATACTGGTTAGATGCAGTATCATAATAATAATACTGGTTCCTGTCTCTGTCCCGGGTTGCCTGCTGATAGATACCACTGGTTGTTTTCACATAATAGCTTCCACTGGCAGGAGTACTGCTTCCCGAATATGGGGTAAATGTATAGAAGTTATTGTCCATACTTCCTGATGCATCCAGAACCAACACGATATCGTACGGTGTCGCTTTCACCTGTTCTGTTATCTTCGAAGTTGCGGATAATGTAATTCCATACGTCCTTTCATTCCAGTCCAGAAGTTCTACCTGTTTGTCATAATCCAGATTCTTTTCCAGATATTCATCTTCTGTAAAGTTATGGATTTGATAAAACTCCTCTCCCGATACATCCAGCTTTCCAACTTCATTGCCTTCGGCATCTTCCAGATAAACACTGCCTGTTCCATCATCTTCAACCGTAACCGTTACTGTCCATACACTGCCTGGCGTAACATAGCCATTCGGAGACTGCGTTTCAGTCAACGTATATGTCCCGGTAGAAACGCCTGAGAACGTCACCATACCATTTCTACCTGAAGTTTCTGTCCCGATCACAGTATTGCTGCTGTTCGTCAGTGTAAAGGTCGCTCCCGGGAGAATCTTATCCCCACTGTCCGTTTTTACAAAAGAAAGATCAACGGAGGAAGTTTTATTGGTTACCACTGCTTTTGCATTTTTATTAATATTAATTACGCCTGATGCATATCCTTCATATCCATTTTGACTGGAAATTGAATCTGCCGTATAAGAGGCACTGTCAACCACTGTAAATTCCGGTGCCAGATAAGTATCCGTATCCAGGTTGATCTCCTCCACCCTGAATGAAGTTCCAGATGGAATTCCACGCGTGGTTTCGCCTCCGGCACTGACCGCTGCATTACCAATAATTACCGCAATCTGTCCGGACTTCAGACTGATTCTTCCGTTGCTTGTGGTGAGTGACTCCCCGGCAAGCGCCGCATCATAGGTCGCACCTACTTTGTAAGTTCCTCTATACAGCTCACCGCCAAGAGTAACCCGCATCGTATAAGTATCATCTGTAGCACCGCCGGCCACTGTCTTTTGAATTAAAAGATGTTTCATATTCGTGGCTGCGCATCTGTTCTTGAAGTTTACGATTGTGTCTGTTCCGATTGTAAGCTCTTCACTTCTAATTGTAGTCTGATCCTCTCCGACTACACTGTCGCCATCCTGGTTTACAATTCCGGCAGATTCAATCACAACTTCATCATAAGCTTCGCTGCTGAGACCGACTTCTTCCACATAATACTTCTGGCCTTGCGTCATTCCACTAAACTGGGCCTGTTCACCATGTCTCAGTTTAAATGTTCCGTCGCTGTCAACTGTTTTTATTTCTGTTGTGTCATCAGCTTTTCGCAGAGTATACTCGGTTCCCGGCATTACTGCCTCAAAATTTCCGTTTCCGGCTTCTGTCTCTGCATACAGTTTAAATGCAAATTCCACATCACTGTAGGCACCATCGTCATAGTTAGATATCTCTTTGCTGACAGTAACCGAATCTGTGGGAAGCGGTCTCATATTGAAACTGATCTTACAGTTTGCAGCTCCGCCTCCTCGTTCCAGATAGAAAAATTCCATACTGTGAGAACTGAAGTTCTTAAAAGAAGTATAGCTTCCGTCTCTGCCCTTGTTAAAGATGCCATCCAGATATTCCGTCACTTTGGCTTGATTTGCTCCTGGATTTGCTTCCCTGTAGGCAGCTTCATAACGCGCTGCAATTGTCGTATCGTCAATACCTTCCGCTTTAACAACACCCGTCTTAAAGTTGATGCTTCCTTCTTTTTTGTCATGGATACCACCGAGATCAAGCACCTTGATGCCGTCAATAAATACCCATACATCATCATCACCCCTGAAATCAAATACCATGTCTTCGCCATTGATTTGACCATTCTTAGGCTGATAGAAGTTCATACCGATGTTCATTCCGAACCAGTAGTCAGTCGCCGCCCTGCCTCCATCCACTGACGATAATGTATTGTCGCGTGCGGTAGCCGGCAGACTATTAAACGGTAAAAAGTTCCCGTAATTAAATGAGCTCTGAAGTGGTGACAGTCTTGCATTGTAGACATCAAGCCAGTTATTTTCCTGATTCAGCTGTGCATGGTGGTTGCTGCTGTCGTAGTAATAATAGCCATTCTCATCCTTTTGGAACAGACCGCTTAAACCATTATAAGCCGTAACCGCCGTGCCTGATTCAAACAAATACTCCAGGGAATCTCCACTCGTCAGCAGCGGATATCCGTTCTCACTCAAATTATTCTTCAAATATTCCTGATGCACA
This window encodes:
- a CDS encoding NUDIX hydrolase; this encodes MTTDNCLGSMQGYNCIMIFNKERTRLLMCKRTGDPYEGLYNLVGGKIEDGEDGFCAAYRELREETGIDREQTELFHMMDFTYYNQLNYVEVYVGILKENVDICSEKHPLVWMGLDENFFDGNRFAGEGNIGHMLEQVKQFGVGMEDRNAVVYSD
- a CDS encoding plasmid pRiA4b ORF-3 family protein; the protein is MKAYQLKVGIKNAKPPVWRRVVVPAGITFSQLSIILNQTMGWSGYHLFRFEMRNSFAMIQEDDEDFTESMLSNDEYCLDASETFIDTLVEQEDWFTYYYDFGDDWRHKITVEAVLPDYEKSAPCVLKYKGNCPIEDSGGLYGYYECLDIMNDPQHPQHDEMQEWAREQGYESYDMDAVNKEFKANFHVIYGEGENRFQEEIYEAMAEGETGLLVTRNPKDTKRPKPDWNHQEESLAEVFECYQLHDILDIARMHGLKVELPKGRDDLIACTVSHILRPEIMCRFFLCLRDDEISAYEAAIQVKGPYEADDPDVFERLQCAGYCGVLDGDYIMVPDDAAGAYGMLKAEGILKERVRRSFLLDCLQAAGYLYGVAELKAIASIYNQNCDDRISEQDITDTYEQLPDGYKDFILSDALYIQKPLYADATYKRLWEIQDGKEYYIPTRREICDIVVHGYLPHGEGICKFVEYLMTEKELPGIDAEFIGARVQWEICSGCSVREIFDFIEEHAVQIESNEELQELADVLMLLWNDTRMIVNRGAKPGELLKGQSRERKSSSGSKIVDFKDWKGDRHDY
- a CDS encoding TasA family protein is translated as MSKKKKIALLVTSLALVATLLIGGTLAYFTDSDEAANVITLGKVDGTLTETGEEDREDGTTGKDYENVKPGQELEKDPTLTLAGDSEDAYARFHVTFTGLTDTQVSELKFYKGTEEVKFDGNGYFYVQDIMKANDTFVLFDKVVIPTSWGNEMAEKTFNINVVVELIQADNFTPGTDANGNIDSWGTVTIEKFNG
- a CDS encoding SipW-dependent-type signal peptide-containing protein encodes the protein MANKKFRNTLIALSLVAVVGIGGTLAYLTHITNTETNTFTMGKGITGETDEPNWDEEEAQNFTPGKVIAKDPLIRNLSDESTDPVFAAATIQYQVKNEADEWVDTTYAELDKFINIKSGAPLADGFNTADWKMAKDNTIAYYTKEKVAPDGGETTRIFDAVEIDQLALTPDQIASAALTDGSPIQFDVTKYEVKDAEGNVTSYTYTDYKMQDFQIIITGYLVQGSDEFADCETAMKTAFPSIFN
- a CDS encoding SipW-dependent-type signal peptide-containing protein, producing the protein MANKKRIATTIGAMALTAVLAVGGTLAYLSSVTETEKNVFTSSKSITTELTEEFDPEVAGSYTPGQVITKAPTMSNTSDSNESIWVAVSLDYTNGADSITYEEFKQYAEVQGLDTTGWEKIGTAADGQELYAFKTVLAPGADTSAIFSSVKVNAGIQKVWKYGTEGEIVYTMDEDGNLIDVKDNTELVDEVTYYNAKGEEINPEEAEAGLPTYTIEVKGYAVQASDVNYDLAKTELTKLANSALGVVFQ
- a CDS encoding SipW-dependent-type signal peptide-containing protein, translating into MINKNKKAKVITALAVVTALGIGGTLAYLHQVTETATNVFASDKSIDLELREPDWDGYEFGEDGFQYGAGVDEADKDNMELGFNLAQRYTPGTDIPKDPQVKNTSKDEPIYTALKVQYFKVDGSTETQVTYDDFKTAYLKETGIEFHTDAWVQIDGGTGKDQIYMYGSGEGATELAVNGITTPALFGEVPLSLDLEAGEKGLLPKFNIKVTAYAIQSTNVDAADAKDLMLNFINGQN
- a CDS encoding signal peptidase I, coding for MRKVYKAVTTILLVALIALVAALFLPRVFGLQPLAVLSGSMEPTYHVGSLIYVQDVEPADIEVGDPMTYTIGEGTMVTHRVVEKDEENQTFQTKGDANDNVDGGTIAYAAVVGKPAFSIPLLGYVAVYAATRTGMILMITAILVVLILTFLPDMLMGKDEKKDGGAK
- a CDS encoding SpaA isopeptide-forming pilin-related protein, yielding MKWRTSKRWMALILSLLMVLSAIPLDVFGSAEEAAGVETIPEEVTEEALEDPAEEPSTEEETVITEEDTEATDTDESSYSAEEPQILENVEETEEPVTGQTNYTFENDTMTVQLQLAQEEALPEGTQLQVTPIDDYAIDENTSEEVKTLKAKYDDIVNLLKDVKDADGNPVDGFLAYHAELISDGEVYQPQGEVNMLMTYKEAALPDALKGESRLRTVNVKMFQYTTAQDEAGNMITVLDDREEHLTAFNFADDAIGSVSEYGFNAYNLSDFVIAWTGQDQTTEFTCMDDHQEVTVTATLSQPGILPRGAELKATKVADADELATVESMMADQTEADKELAGFVTYDIRFEKDGVEVEPTGEVNVSLQFNETAKPETTDGEVTELPDDASADDIEVYHLKESADTNEIEVQKLDNAVVETVGNAEVSKTEFATDSFSYFVIKWSSNTKYVYCVDEEGNTIGENISLGSLSVTNDSDDGTNISSLANEIDGYTFLRAYKASSPSSSSKSEVVKLYYKSSGKNKGFYYKTSNYSSWTRFGSSDNLYFEYRAEGPVKEYCSEEIIKFSESSQRVQVFASEDDVSSGGTEIRFYVFIDGAEKGYYTRRFKESDVAFYVNPSAGYSLESIQLNSKKDLSGVGRGTYANQNPNNTINLSDVRGIQINLKSKEADVSKIDTVDGRADGISMGLYNYSSAINSKSVAADGFYFHNNAGGVDGSNNAGTAAYTHTSNQRVHQEYLKNNLSENGYPLLTSGDSLEYLFESGTAVTAYNGLSGLFQKDENGYYYYDSSNHHAQLNQENNWLDVYNARLSPLQSSFNYGNFLPFNSLPATARDNTLSSVDGGRAATDYWFGMNIGMNFYQPKNGQINGEDMVFDFRGDDDVWVFIDGIKVLDLGGIHDKKEGSINFKTGVVKAEGIDDTTIAARYEAAYREANPGANQAKVTEYLDGIFNKGRDGSYTSFKNFSSHSMEFFYLERGGGAANCKISFNMRPLPTDSVTVSKEISNYDDGAYSDVEFAFKLYAETEAGNGNFEAVMPGTEYTLRKADDTTEIKTVDSDGTFKLRHGEQAQFSGMTQGQKYYVEEVGLSSEAYDEVVIESAGIVNQDGDSVVGEDQTTIRSEELTIGTDTIVNFKNRCAATNMKHLLIQKTVAGGATDDTYTMRVTLGGELYRGTYKVGATYDAALAGESLTTSNGRISLKSGQIAVIIGNAAVSAGGETTRGIPSGTSFRVEEINLDTDTYLAPEFTVVDSASYTADSISSQNGYEGYASGVININKNAKAVVTNKTSSVDLSFVKTDSGDKILPGATFTLTNSSNTVIGTETSGRNGMVTFSGVSTGTYTLTETQSPNGYVTPGSVWTVTVTVEDDGTGSVYLEDAEGNEVGKLDVSGEEFYQIHNFTEDEYLEKNLDYDKQVELLDWNERTYGITLSATSKITEQVKATPYDIVLVLDASGSMDNNFYTFTPYSGSSTPASGSYYVKTTSGIYQQATRDRDRNQYYYYDTASNQYIYVTNAQLYSRSYGGDNKNNALENAATLFLDMVRESSPDSRMGVVYFAGSATTKRSGGNELLRVGNDSSYTTLNSWVNNVPKSGATNASAGMGNAKAIYDGTGNRETVDQVEGRKNLVIFLTDGVPTTGNTFNTDVASGAVTNARAIKTTHNATIYSLGIFDSASTSGQISSGTIKQIDDYMTGVASGSDYYMTADSVESLEALFESIGSSLGKTITADIVDTIDKRFELAEGEEARLTAAGVTVTHNGDGSTTLTWPDAAIQASKGEEPGWKSGETPIVIRAKDAYIGGNDVTTNGSDSRIDSEIGTVYFEQPTVNVKAELKINNAETTIFLGDTVPTDDAVINRLFESGYTMGRDGSALKAADFTKTWYKDEACSQPVTLEEMARIAPTDTQKFYLKVTYDAGAPTDDSTGRTEGNIAGGEDHIVTAVNSDTKNYKDKEYGVYTVYVVDGQLTITKKIDDQYTHIEPINANQSFVFKIQKYAVKADGSKGDLVNTFYEVINFNANERDTEKTKTISGLSRGYYTVTEETEWSAKYDLVSKKDNFDGNAEECADLYIGKKLESSNDKLSFYGVGNTEKNAKHANVLVATTEFTNNVDREWKWLSDAAAAVNKFNQ